One genomic segment of Methylocystis sp. SC2 includes these proteins:
- a CDS encoding ferritin family protein, with protein sequence MANVTFSSPVLARDITVYAIAGDRGTILAVAKAHKIPIPFDCQDGECGSCLVEVTQLSRNPKYGIALTEKEKEMLRQLGKITKAEIEAAEVSDMPPRYRLACQCFVRNEDILVKFEGDQTLPAQGAHITHAAKRFTGGIEIATVDEFIGYAVKVEEDAAIHFDELAGMMESCGNAEVAKLFRQLAGFSRLHLAEARKRAGSIDLSAVIPPDYVWPNHATPERTEIWAADPTLSRLDGLKAALQGERRGYEFYRAVAAKTKSPEIEAMAKEFVKEEAEHVKILEAWITREEWTIKNPPSANA encoded by the coding sequence GTGGCCAACGTGACATTCTCATCACCCGTCCTTGCGCGAGACATTACTGTCTATGCGATCGCTGGAGACCGGGGCACGATCCTGGCTGTGGCCAAGGCCCATAAAATCCCCATTCCCTTCGACTGTCAGGACGGCGAATGCGGCTCCTGCCTTGTCGAGGTCACGCAACTCAGTCGCAATCCCAAATACGGGATCGCGCTGACCGAGAAGGAAAAGGAGATGCTGCGCCAGCTCGGCAAGATCACCAAAGCCGAGATCGAGGCCGCCGAAGTGAGCGACATGCCGCCGCGCTATCGCCTGGCGTGCCAGTGTTTCGTCCGTAACGAGGACATCCTCGTCAAGTTCGAGGGCGATCAAACGCTGCCGGCGCAAGGCGCCCATATCACCCATGCCGCGAAGCGCTTCACCGGCGGCATCGAGATCGCCACGGTGGATGAATTCATCGGATACGCTGTCAAGGTCGAAGAGGACGCGGCGATCCATTTCGACGAACTCGCGGGCATGATGGAAAGCTGCGGCAACGCGGAAGTCGCCAAACTGTTTCGACAGCTCGCCGGCTTTTCACGTCTGCATCTCGCCGAGGCCAGGAAGCGCGCGGGATCGATCGACCTTTCGGCGGTCATTCCGCCCGATTACGTGTGGCCAAATCATGCGACCCCGGAGCGCACCGAAATCTGGGCCGCCGATCCAACGCTATCGCGGCTCGACGGCTTGAAAGCCGCCCTGCAGGGCGAACGGCGAGGCTACGAGTTCTATCGGGCCGTCGCCGCCAAAACCAAATCGCCGGAGATCGAAGCGATGGCGAAGGAATTCGTCAAGGAAGAGGCCGAGCATGTCAAAATTCTCGAAGCCTGGATCACGCGCGAAGAATGGACGATAAAGAACCCGCCAAGCGCCAACGCTTGA
- a CDS encoding VOC family protein, whose product MSLTAVFQEYELLVRVDVTNQDASIAWYKEKLDLELNEKYFVKNYWAQVYSNELPRFQIGLNSSPPTKAAKEGPTKEPKYEVTTFVVTDIKKAVANLRAKGVVVTDPEPQGEGVLLSYFDDPDHNHFAIRENT is encoded by the coding sequence ATGAGCCTGACTGCCGTATTCCAAGAGTATGAACTCCTCGTGAGGGTCGACGTCACGAACCAGGATGCAAGCATCGCCTGGTATAAAGAAAAATTAGATTTGGAGCTCAACGAAAAATATTTCGTCAAGAACTACTGGGCGCAGGTATATTCTAACGAGTTGCCCCGTTTTCAAATCGGGCTGAATAGCTCCCCCCCGACAAAAGCGGCCAAGGAGGGGCCAACAAAAGAGCCAAAATACGAGGTGACGACTTTCGTCGTCACCGACATTAAGAAAGCCGTCGCCAATTTGAGGGCGAAGGGCGTCGTCGTGACCGACCCCGAACCTCAAGGAGAAGGCGTTCTCCTGTCATATTTTGACGACCCGGATCACAATCACTTCGCCATCAGAGAAAACACCTAG
- a CDS encoding VOC family protein, translated as MQSKVRTCIAFKDQAEEAARFYVSVIPNSAFESAFRRAPDGPALLVSFTLAGAPYQALNMGCEPSHNEAFSISVMTKDQRETDDLWDKLLEGGGAEIQCSWLKDRYGVRWQIVPEALPRMFMDDDRAAAERAFQAMLGMVKIDLAAVEAAFRGDAP; from the coding sequence ATGCAGTCGAAAGTCAGAACCTGTATCGCCTTCAAGGATCAGGCGGAGGAAGCGGCGCGCTTCTATGTCTCGGTCATTCCCAATTCGGCGTTTGAAAGCGCCTTCCGCCGCGCGCCGGACGGGCCGGCGCTGCTGGTCTCCTTCACCCTCGCCGGCGCGCCCTATCAGGCGCTGAACATGGGCTGCGAGCCGAGCCACAATGAAGCCTTTTCGATCTCGGTGATGACCAAGGATCAGCGCGAGACCGACGATCTATGGGACAAGCTGCTCGAAGGCGGCGGCGCCGAGATTCAATGCAGCTGGTTGAAAGACCGTTATGGCGTCCGCTGGCAGATCGTGCCGGAAGCCTTGCCGCGCATGTTCATGGATGACGATCGCGCCGCCGCCGAGCGCGCCTTTCAGGCGATGCTCGGCATGGTGAAGATCGACCTCGCCGCGGTCGAAGCGGCGTTTCGCGGCGACGCCCCTTAA
- a CDS encoding MarR family winged helix-turn-helix transcriptional regulator has protein sequence MSKKLPIEVVHEVRDSCLCLAAQRAARTLARRFDRAFAPLGLTNGQFSLMMSLNAPRAPTLGRLAQALAMDRTTLTAALKSLERRGLVETRLDEKDRRARRLFLTGAGADLLAAALPIWRKEHAALDAQFSQSEAQKLRKALRKLGAETPIEERDPQHERHC, from the coding sequence ATGTCAAAGAAGCTGCCGATCGAGGTCGTTCATGAGGTTCGCGACTCCTGTCTCTGCCTCGCGGCGCAACGCGCGGCGCGCACGTTGGCCCGGCGCTTCGATCGCGCCTTCGCGCCGCTTGGACTCACCAATGGCCAGTTCTCGCTGATGATGTCGCTCAACGCGCCGCGGGCGCCGACGCTCGGGCGGCTCGCGCAGGCGCTGGCGATGGATCGCACGACGCTCACCGCCGCGCTGAAATCCTTGGAGCGGCGCGGACTCGTCGAGACGCGACTTGACGAGAAGGACCGCCGCGCGCGCAGATTGTTCCTGACCGGCGCCGGCGCCGATCTGCTCGCGGCGGCGCTGCCGATCTGGCGCAAAGAACATGCGGCGCTCGACGCGCAGTTTTCACAAAGCGAAGCGCAAAAGCTTCGCAAGGCGCTGCGTAAGTTAGGGGCTGAAACGCCTATTGAAGAAAGGGACCCACAGCATGAACGCCACTGTTGA
- a CDS encoding VOC family protein gives MNATVENDRQCMRSITPHLICAGASDAIEFYKKAFGAQEMMRLPGPDGRLMHAAVRIGDSMLMLVDEMPEWGALGPKALKGSPVTIHLLVDNVDEVYARAIAAGASAKMPVADMFWGDRYGQIVDPFGHVWSIATHMRDLTPEEIAAAGRAAMAKGCAEASA, from the coding sequence ATGAACGCCACTGTTGAGAATGATCGTCAATGCATGCGATCGATCACGCCGCATCTCATCTGCGCCGGCGCTTCCGATGCGATCGAATTTTATAAGAAGGCTTTCGGCGCGCAGGAAATGATGCGCCTGCCCGGTCCCGACGGAAGACTGATGCATGCGGCGGTGCGGATCGGCGACTCCATGCTGATGCTGGTCGACGAAATGCCGGAATGGGGCGCGCTCGGGCCGAAGGCCTTGAAGGGTTCGCCCGTCACCATTCATCTCCTGGTCGACAATGTCGACGAGGTTTACGCGCGCGCCATCGCCGCCGGGGCGAGCGCGAAAATGCCGGTCGCCGACATGTTCTGGGGCGACCGCTACGGGCAGATCGTCGATCCGTTCGGCCATGTATGGTCGATCGCGACGCATATGCGCGATCTGACGCCGGAAGAGATCGCGGCGGCGGGGCGCGCGGCGATGGCGAAGGGCTGCGCCGAGGCGTCGGCTTGA
- the ftsY gene encoding signal recognition particle-docking protein FtsY: protein MSQETEGKKRGMFSRLFGGGQRAPAPEAAPQPEPEAAPQEEKRSWWSRLSGGLSRTSQAITQGVADVFTKRKLDALTLEELEDVLLRADLGVGAATRITESVGKARYERDIEPEEVREILAREVERVLAPVAQPLVVDDSKTPFIILVVGVNGSGKTTTIAKLASRWTGEGKTVVLAAGDTFRAAAVEQLKVWGARLGAEVVSGAEGADAAALAFDAIKRAKEQGADILLMDTAGRLQNRAELMAELEKIVRVMKKAEAEAPHAVLLVLDATVGQNALQQVDVFERVAGVTGLVMTKLDGTARGGILVAIAETYGLPIHFIGVGESADDLEPFAARDFARAIAGLEETSEAES from the coding sequence ATGAGCCAGGAAACCGAAGGCAAAAAGCGCGGCATGTTCTCCCGCCTGTTTGGCGGCGGCCAGCGCGCGCCCGCGCCCGAGGCGGCGCCCCAGCCCGAGCCCGAGGCGGCGCCGCAGGAGGAAAAGCGCTCCTGGTGGTCGCGCCTGTCCGGCGGCCTCTCGCGCACCTCGCAGGCGATCACGCAGGGCGTCGCCGACGTTTTCACCAAGCGTAAGCTCGACGCGCTGACGCTCGAGGAGCTCGAAGACGTGCTGCTGCGGGCCGATCTTGGCGTCGGCGCCGCGACGCGCATCACCGAGTCGGTCGGCAAGGCGCGCTACGAGCGGGACATCGAGCCCGAGGAAGTGCGCGAAATCCTCGCCCGCGAAGTCGAGCGCGTGCTGGCGCCGGTCGCGCAGCCGCTCGTCGTCGACGACAGCAAAACGCCCTTCATCATCCTCGTCGTCGGCGTCAACGGCTCGGGCAAGACGACGACCATCGCCAAGCTCGCCTCAAGATGGACCGGCGAGGGCAAGACGGTGGTGCTCGCGGCGGGCGACACGTTCCGCGCCGCCGCGGTCGAGCAGCTCAAGGTCTGGGGCGCGCGGCTCGGCGCCGAGGTGGTTTCGGGCGCGGAGGGCGCCGATGCGGCGGCGCTCGCCTTCGACGCGATCAAGCGCGCGAAAGAGCAGGGCGCCGATATTTTGCTCATGGACACGGCGGGCCGACTGCAAAATCGCGCCGAACTGATGGCCGAGCTTGAAAAAATCGTCCGCGTGATGAAAAAGGCGGAAGCCGAGGCGCCGCATGCGGTGCTGCTCGTGCTCGACGCCACCGTCGGACAGAACGCGCTGCAGCAGGTGGATGTTTTCGAGCGGGTCGCCGGCGTCACGGGCCTGGTGATGACCAAGCTCGACGGCACCGCGCGGGGCGGCATTCTGGTCGCGATCGCCGAGACTTACGGCCTGCCGATCCACTTTATCGGCGTGGGCGAAAGCGCCGACGATCTGGAGCCGTTCGCGGCGCGCGACTTCGCACGGGCCATCGCGGGGCTTGAAGAAACGTCAGAGGCGGAAAGCTAA
- a CDS encoding septation protein A, which yields MTQETAIAAKRKLNPWLKLALELGPLLLFFVINSKYGIFAATGVLMAGVVLTLAVSWAITRHLPAMPVVTAVLVLVFGSLTYFLHDETFIKLKVTILYTLFGAGLIGALYFGKLLLPIVFDMAIHIDDAGWRKLTIRWGLFFFALAGLNEVLRRILTTDDWVNFKVFGILPLTLVFALSQAPLIMRHEIRPEDEDSEAHF from the coding sequence ATGACGCAGGAAACGGCCATCGCGGCAAAACGAAAGCTCAATCCCTGGCTGAAGCTCGCATTGGAACTCGGACCGCTGCTGCTGTTCTTCGTCATCAATTCCAAATATGGCATTTTCGCCGCGACCGGCGTGCTGATGGCCGGCGTCGTCCTGACGCTTGCCGTCTCATGGGCGATCACCCGACATCTGCCGGCGATGCCGGTGGTCACCGCCGTGCTGGTGCTGGTTTTCGGCTCGCTCACTTATTTTCTGCATGACGAAACCTTCATCAAGCTGAAGGTGACGATCCTTTACACGCTGTTCGGCGCCGGCCTGATCGGCGCGCTCTATTTCGGCAAGCTGCTGCTGCCGATCGTCTTCGACATGGCGATCCACATTGACGACGCCGGCTGGCGCAAGCTCACCATCCGCTGGGGCCTGTTCTTTTTCGCGCTGGCTGGTCTCAATGAAGTCCTGCGCCGAATTCTGACGACCGACGATTGGGTGAATTTCAAGGTTTTCGGCATATTGCCGCTGACGCTCGTCTTCGCGCTGTCGCAGGCGCCGCTTATCATGCGCCACGAAATTCGCCCCGAGGACGAAGACTCCGAAGCGCATTTCTGA
- a CDS encoding tyrosine recombinase, with protein sequence MKAGAARQLDAFLDMLAAERGAARNTQDAYRRDLSDYIAHLSAKGGDPGAATTEDIRAYLASLEPRGMSAATVARRISAIRQFHKFLYVDRHRDDDPASALDGPRMRRSAPGVFSTAEIDRLLAVASEGLDDETRPAGERLRAARLYALLETLYVTGLRVSELVSLPKTAAHSRDPFIAIRGKGGRERLAPLTDRARRALLSYRKLLEEMAPERAGSSFLFPADSDSGHLTRQAFARDLKALARAAGLPAADMHPHALRHAFASHLLQNGADLRVVQELLGHADISTTQIYTHVLDERMRAMVRDLHPLSETTEKPG encoded by the coding sequence ATGAAGGCCGGCGCGGCGCGCCAGCTCGACGCCTTTCTCGACATGCTCGCCGCCGAGCGCGGCGCGGCGCGCAACACGCAGGACGCCTATCGGCGCGATCTTTCCGATTACATCGCGCATCTTTCCGCAAAGGGCGGCGATCCTGGCGCGGCGACGACGGAGGACATCCGCGCCTATCTCGCCTCATTGGAGCCGCGCGGCATGTCGGCGGCCACTGTGGCGCGGCGCATTTCGGCGATTCGCCAGTTCCACAAATTCCTCTACGTCGACCGTCATCGCGACGACGACCCCGCCTCGGCGCTCGACGGACCACGGATGCGGCGCAGCGCGCCCGGCGTATTTTCCACGGCGGAAATCGATCGGCTGCTCGCGGTCGCGAGCGAAGGTCTCGACGACGAAACGCGGCCTGCCGGCGAGCGGCTGCGGGCGGCGCGCCTCTATGCGCTGCTCGAAACGCTCTACGTCACCGGCCTGCGCGTCTCGGAACTCGTCTCGCTGCCAAAAACCGCCGCGCATTCGCGCGATCCTTTTATCGCCATTCGCGGCAAGGGCGGGCGCGAGCGTTTGGCGCCGCTGACCGATCGGGCGCGCCGCGCGCTTCTTTCCTACCGCAAGCTGCTTGAGGAGATGGCGCCGGAGCGCGCCGGCTCGAGCTTTCTCTTCCCCGCCGACAGCGACAGCGGTCACCTCACCCGCCAGGCCTTCGCGCGCGATCTCAAGGCGCTGGCGCGCGCCGCCGGCCTGCCGGCCGCCGACATGCATCCGCATGCGCTGCGTCACGCCTTCGCGAGTCATCTGCTGCAGAACGGCGCCGATCTGCGGGTGGTGCAGGAACTGCTCGGCCACGCCGACATCTCGACGACGCAGATCTATACGCATGTGCTCGACGAGCGCATGCGGGCGATGGTGCGCGATCTGCATCCGCTGTCGGAGACGACGGAAAAGCCGGGTTGA
- a CDS encoding polymer-forming cytoskeletal protein yields the protein MAKNAMDFRPEEENVAYIGAGVTLKGEISASDLIIVDGAIEGDVSARVIQVGQGGVIRGNVSATEADVSGWISDHIEIKQLLVVRASGRVEGKITYGEIELEKGAVIAGDLTAIEDYRAAKPAQAPKPAAERVEIAAAPPKPSSIDRINEAVRGAKGAKGALYLAAEGEEKRVATRTLLGRKTSAGA from the coding sequence ATGGCGAAGAACGCGATGGACTTTCGGCCCGAGGAAGAGAATGTCGCCTATATCGGCGCCGGCGTGACGCTCAAGGGCGAAATCTCGGCCTCGGATCTCATCATCGTCGACGGCGCGATCGAGGGCGACGTCTCCGCGCGCGTCATTCAGGTCGGGCAGGGCGGCGTCATCCGCGGCAACGTCAGCGCCACGGAAGCCGACGTCAGCGGCTGGATTTCCGATCATATCGAGATCAAGCAGCTGCTCGTCGTGCGCGCCAGCGGGCGCGTCGAGGGTAAGATCACCTACGGCGAGATCGAATTGGAGAAGGGCGCCGTCATCGCCGGCGATCTGACCGCCATCGAGGATTATCGCGCCGCGAAGCCGGCGCAGGCGCCCAAGCCCGCCGCCGAACGCGTGGAGATCGCCGCCGCGCCGCCAAAGCCCTCGTCGATCGACCGCATCAATGAGGCGGTGCGCGGCGCCAAGGGCGCCAAGGGCGCGCTCTATCTCGCCGCCGAGGGCGAGGAGAAGCGCGTCGCGACGCGAACGCTGCTCGGCCGCAAGACTTCGGCGGGCGCGTGA
- a CDS encoding tyrosine-type recombinase/integrase, with protein sequence MSPRKLPPHVEIWDDRHGKLRVYFRRGKGARVALPNDVNSDDFRAAYAAALAGNVAARREKRETAGPGTVGALILSYQQSAGYIELRETTKKGYQSRIEALRSKHAHRTLSGMTREGIVTKILAPYAGRPGAALSILKMLRVLIRHAIGIGWLQHDPSIGIKRPKVGEIRSWTDDEIAQFERHWPIGTRERLAFALMLYTGQRRSDVHRMTWATTTATTIALTQQKTGARLVIPLHAELRAILAGAPRDHVTILNTAFGRPFTVDGFSQFMRDAIAAADLPLECQPHGLRKAAGRRLAEAGCTAREIMAILGHKTLSEAERYTRDADQWRLAEAAIVRLETGRRGNKSPNPAPKGLGIAPKTKGKSK encoded by the coding sequence ATGTCGCCGCGCAAGCTCCCGCCGCACGTCGAAATTTGGGATGATCGCCACGGCAAGCTGCGTGTCTATTTCCGACGCGGCAAGGGTGCCCGCGTCGCGCTTCCGAATGACGTGAATTCAGACGATTTCCGCGCGGCCTATGCGGCGGCGCTCGCCGGCAATGTCGCCGCGCGCAGGGAGAAGCGGGAAACCGCCGGTCCTGGCACGGTCGGCGCCTTGATCCTCTCCTACCAGCAGAGCGCGGGCTATATCGAGCTGCGCGAGACGACGAAGAAGGGCTACCAATCGCGCATCGAGGCATTGCGCTCCAAGCACGCGCACCGCACGCTTTCCGGCATGACGCGCGAAGGCATCGTGACGAAGATCCTCGCGCCTTATGCCGGCCGCCCCGGCGCGGCGCTATCCATCCTAAAAATGCTTCGTGTCCTGATCCGCCACGCGATCGGCATCGGATGGCTGCAGCATGACCCGTCAATCGGCATAAAGCGCCCCAAGGTCGGGGAAATTCGCTCCTGGACGGATGACGAGATTGCGCAATTCGAGCGGCATTGGCCGATTGGAACGCGCGAACGGCTGGCCTTTGCGCTGATGCTCTACACGGGCCAACGTCGCTCCGACGTCCACCGCATGACCTGGGCCACAACGACGGCGACGACGATCGCCCTGACCCAACAGAAGACCGGCGCGCGCCTCGTCATTCCGTTGCATGCCGAGCTGCGCGCCATTCTCGCCGGCGCGCCGCGCGATCACGTGACGATCCTCAACACCGCATTCGGGCGGCCTTTCACGGTCGACGGTTTTTCGCAGTTCATGCGCGACGCGATCGCTGCGGCCGACCTCCCGCTCGAATGCCAACCGCACGGCCTGCGCAAGGCCGCCGGCAGGCGTCTCGCCGAGGCCGGATGCACGGCCCGCGAGATCATGGCGATCCTCGGTCACAAGACCTTAAGCGAGGCGGAACGCTATACGCGTGACGCCGATCAATGGCGCCTCGCTGAAGCGGCCATCGTGAGACTGGAAACAGGGCGAAGAGGGAACAAATCGCCCAACCCCGCCCCGAAGGGTTTGGGAATTGCGCCAAAAACGAAAGGAAAATCAAAGTGA
- a CDS encoding AlpA family transcriptional regulator → MTMTVAENRRRLGITPRLLRRERAAAYLDMSPPSFDKLVKDGVLPAPKKLHSFKVWDRDDLDALADSLQHDAAARPDETWSD, encoded by the coding sequence GTGACGATGACAGTTGCGGAAAATCGTCGACGGCTAGGGATCACGCCGCGCCTGTTGCGGCGAGAGCGCGCGGCTGCCTATTTGGACATGTCCCCGCCGAGCTTCGACAAGCTGGTCAAGGACGGCGTTTTGCCGGCGCCCAAGAAGCTGCACAGTTTCAAAGTTTGGGATCGCGATGATCTCGACGCCCTCGCCGACTCGCTGCAGCATGACGCCGCGGCGCGGCCGGACGAAACTTGGAGCGACTGA